CTCCTTAACCACTCTTTGCTTTACATATTGACTTGTCCTTTGTCGCCTTATCAGTTCTTAAATGCTTTCTTCTGTTTAGCAGAATGTCTGCTAGTCTCAGAAATGTCTTGAAAATTTGAAATTATGTTACCcagattcagttcagttcatacATGCAATTTCAGACTGACACGTTGCACTGTTTTAGAAGTCTTAAAAATCTTGTTTCTGGTTGTGAAACATTGTCAGCTTGTCGTGACAAAAATGCAGCACTTTAACCTTCATAGTAACAACCAAAAAAGAGTACAAACAATTTAAACAGCTAAATTTTTTTAGATGCACCTATAAAGACAAGATAAGTAAATTGATGTTTAATTTTGGTCCATTAATGCGGTCTTATGATGCCCGCAGACACTTTCATTACTCACTCTCCCTATGTTTATGCTTTCTGCAGTAATTGTTGTTCTCTGTCTCCGCAGAGCCAGTGTAAGGGAACACTctcaaggaggaggaggagcagcagcagtgataaGAAAGCTGGACCCCAGCGGTAAACTCAGTCGCTCAAACCTCTCACGTCGAGCCACACACCTGTCCAACACGCTGGGAGGTTgggcacacacagcagtgaacGCTATTCACAAACCCAACTGACCTGTActcatgtgtgtatgtaaaacACGGGACCTTTTGTAGCCATGTTTCACATTTATCATTATTGATGTATTACTGTTACTTTTACATGTAGTGCTGTCAATATAGTGGGAGACTGTTACATGGCAGCTTGTCTATTTTTTACCTATACTGTGTGTAATTAGCAATGTCCAGGTATTTCTCGTGTGTTTACACATCTCAGGTTAGCTAGTTGTGGGTAAAATATCCTCATTGTAGCTACCAAAGAGATTTCTGTATTGTGGTGTATGTACCTGTCATAGCTGCTGCAACCAAAAGTCTTAGTTGCATATTCAAAATACTAATATTGTAGTTTGTATTTTCACTCTCTGCATAGAAAGTCGTTGCTAGTTtctgaaatgtacttttatgaGAAATGCTGCACGTGACCAAAATTGTATGTGAAGAACAAACACTAAATTCACTGACGGAGAGGAGATCcattttcttctattttatATGTATGCAATGATAGTTACtaacatttgttttgcatttttttaaatgtcatttgatCTTGCCATattataaaatgtattttctatgaAAGGGGACTATTTTATATTCAGCTCAGGCGGGATTTGATTGGGATTTTTCTTCTTGGGGAATTTTTCCTTTAGGAAGCAGTCGGCAATTTTAATGGTCTGTGGATGATTCATGCACCAACACCGAACACATGAATCATTTGATAATGTGATTGGGGGAAGAAGTAATGACTCATTACCTGATGACAATGATAATGATGTTGTAAAGCCATATCCAGCAGGTTATTAGCGTAGTGACTGTCAAACAAAAAGCCTTCAGTGAAGCGAAAcacttttcttctctctgtcgtTCCAATATATCGGTACCCCCCCTCTCTGCTCTAATGAGAGAAAGGAAGACAATGTGcctaatgtgaaaaaaaaaatctcaaaataaaaCCTGTAAGCTTCAactgtcttgtcttttttgttattaatattattgcAACACATGGTTATTGTAATTTGGGTTTTAAAATGTCCACATTGTCTCATTAAAATTAAAGCATGTGAGCGGTATTGTTCTGGTCAGTGATTGTCCACATTTGACAGAATCATACAAATAGTCAAATATAGATTAGGAAACTGCGTTGAAATTGTGTGACCGGGTTGGATTATATAGgctcttttttctgctttgtctgGTTATTACTGttgtcagtctttttttttttacttgtttagctgctaaattaaaatgtgtcttcCATCTTAAGACCTCATTAATAGCCTAGGGTTTTATATATAATCTAAGACTGACAGGGTTTGTTCTGCATAATGATCACTCTtgcttttggtgtttttattgcTAAAGCTTTCCCTTCTATTTTCTTCTGCTCTTATTCAAATGTACTTTCATTACATTTTGAGTGCAGGGCttttaagattatttttcaCATAGTAGTTTTAGTTATTTAACAAGTAAATAAAGGATCTTAAATGTATTTATACAAATAGGACATTCATTATTACCTTTTTGTATATACAGTAGCTATTTGACCAATAAAGGCAACAGCTCCCCCACGTCGTGAGTCATGGTTATAGCAGCTTGAACGAGAATCGCTCAGTTTGTCCTTTGTTGTTATCCGTCTTTAACCCCACGCCTCGCTGATATTGCTCCTCCCCTGCCTCTCCGGCTTTGTACCCAGAACTGAACCCACGCCGCGGCTACCTTCTCCAAGATACCGGGGCTGTTAAACATCGGAAAATGGCTCTCCATGTTCCTAAAGCTCCGGGCTTTGCCCAAATGTTGAAGGATGGTGCCAAGGTGAGCTTAAATCGGTGTATTGGAGTAGTTTGATAACTTAGCGTGTGTGGTTGTCAACTAGCGtgctagctagcattagcccTTGAGTTAGCGCACTCATCCGCAGTCATGTGGGAGAGTTCTAGAAGGCAGCCAGGCCGCTCTTAGCTGCTGGACCTGGGGATGTTATGATGGATAAACTACCGCTTTCTGCGTATTGTCACTGGCCCCTCTCGTACTTAAAAATgccgtgtgtgtctgcagtgctgtATCCGCAGTGATAACTGACTGCCCAGCAGCAATCACACCCAGCTAGCGTTCAGCGTTAGCTAACTGTCAGCTGAGGCTCTGTCTGGGTATTCAAGGATGCTGATGCTTCCTGATTTAGATTAGCTATGCTAAACTCATCTTACATCTGTTGGTGGAGATTTTATCTCACATTCCGTAGGCATTGTTGATAAACCCATTAACATCTTATGATAGGATTTACTTTCCATTGGTTATTAGGCAGAATATCACTAACTACTTGTCTGACATGTATATTAACTAAATGTTAATCATCGATCGTGAGAAGTCGCAGTAGTTGAGTTATTAATGTATGGtgttctctgctgcagcactaTTCAGGGCTTGAAGAGGCAGTCTTTCGCAACATCAGAGCCTGCAAGGAGCTTTCCCAGACCACACGCACTGCCTATGGGCCAAATGGTAAGCACTCTCATCCAGCAGTAAGTTGTACTTGTCTGTTCGTTGACCTGTTAAAAGCTGTATCGGCAAGACAACAAATTCAGCAACGGCTCAGCTGTAACACTGATGCTTTTCAGGTATGAACAAAATGGTCATCAACAACTTGGAGAAGCTGTTTGTCACCAATGATGCTGCAACGATTCTCAGAGAGCTTGAGGTGCAGCACCCAGCAGCCAAAATGATTGTGATGGCATCCCACATGCAAGAGCAGGAGGTTGGAGACGGTACAAACTTTGTCCTGGTGTTTGCTGGAGCCCTGCTGGAGCTGGCTGAAGAGCTGCTCAGGATgggcctgtctgtgtctgaggtAAATAGACGTCACTGATCGacatcgtttttttttttttgttgttgttgtgacactctcagaaaacacaaatgtcctTTATTGATATCACCTAAATATTGGCAATACAAATTAGGTTGATATTGATAAAGTTGTCTGGAAAAAcgtgattttatttttgaatcCTGCAGAAATCAGTCGCTGCATTTGCCCAGtgtcctctttcctctttgccACAGGTGATTGAAGGCTATGAGACAGCATGTAAAAAGGCTATGGAGATCCTGCCAGACTGCATATGTTCCTCAGCCAAAAACCTCCACGATGTTAAAGAGGCAGCATCTCTCATCCGCACAGCAGTCATGAGTAAACAGTACGGCAACGAAGACTTCCTCGCCAACCTCATTGCCCAGGCCTGTGGTGAGTCAGCAGTCCAGACTAACTGATCCACACTACAGCTGTCAAAGATAATTAACGTGACGGTCGtagttattttgtgtttctctctgacttTTTTCTCCGTGTTggtttgtgctgcagtgtcCATCTTCCCAGAGTCTGGCAATTTCAATGTTGATAACGTCAGAGTGTGCAAGATTTTGGTATGCAACATTACCctttgaatatattttgcaCTTTGAACCATTTTATACTTTGAAGTTAATGTTTTTTGGTGTCTTCAGGGTTGCGGAGTGACATCATCCTCCATGCTACATGGCATGGTGTTTAAAAAGGAGGCAGAAGGAGACGTCACATCAGTTAAAGACGCCAAGATCGCGGTCTACTCCTGCCCCTTTGACTGCATGATGACGGAGACCAAGGTAAAGGATACTTCAGTGTCACTTTGATGCTCTGAAGAAACCTGCTTGACGAAAGAgctgaaattaatgatgcttaaaTTTGTTGCTGTAACATACTCTGGTCTCCTGTTGAGTTGAATTGTGTTTCATCAACATAAACATAACAACATAATTGGGCTGTTTCGAGGAAACATGGCTTCAGAGATCATtataagtgtgttttttttgtgagaaGCTAAATTCGCTAAAAGGTTTTGAGACATATTATTTTCATGCTCCTTTTCAGGATTCAGCCAAAGAGTGATTCAAATATGAATAGTCACTCGTAACATCAGTGCTTTTCCTACTATggcatgtcaaaatgtctgctcaGGTTGTGATGTCAGTACACTCTGCCCTGTGAAGGTACTGATCTCGGTGCTAACAGTAATCTCATCTGTCTTGTAGGGCACAGTGCTGATAAATAATGCACAGGAGCTCATGGACTTCAGCAAGGGAGAGGAGAATATGATGGAGGCTCAGGTGAAGGCCATCAAGGAGGCTGGTGCCAATGTGGTCATAACTGGAGGGAAAGTGGCTGACATGGCGCTGCACTACGCCAACAAATATGAGCTCATGGTGGTCAGGTAAGATCGGGGCGACCTCTGATCTCCCAGATACGTGTTAATTATCAAGTGATTGGAGCTAGTAGGACAGGAGAGTTGAAATCACACCAAACTCTTCCTATTCCCCATCAGGCTGAACTCCAAGTGGGACCTCAGGAGGTTATGCAAGACTGTGGGAGCTGTC
This region of Chaetodon trifascialis isolate fChaTrf1 chromosome 16, fChaTrf1.hap1, whole genome shotgun sequence genomic DNA includes:
- the cct8 gene encoding T-complex protein 1 subunit theta isoform X1; its protein translation is MALHVPKAPGFAQMLKDGAKHYSGLEEAVFRNIRACKELSQTTRTAYGPNGMNKMVINNLEKLFVTNDAATILRELEVQHPAAKMIVMASHMQEQEVGDGTNFVLVFAGALLELAEELLRMGLSVSEVIEGYETACKKAMEILPDCICSSAKNLHDVKEAASLIRTAVMSKQYGNEDFLANLIAQACVSIFPESGNFNVDNVRVCKILGCGVTSSSMLHGMVFKKEAEGDVTSVKDAKIAVYSCPFDCMMTETKGTVLINNAQELMDFSKGEENMMEAQVKAIKEAGANVVITGGKVADMALHYANKYELMVVRLNSKWDLRRLCKTVGAVALPRMTAPTPEEMGHCDNVYLTEVGGTQVVVFKHEKEDGAISTVVIRGSTDNLMDDIERAVDDGVNTFKVLVRDKRLVPGGGATEIELAKQLTSYGESCPGLEQYAIKKFAEAFEALPRALAENSGVKGSELISKMYSAHHEGNKNMGFDIEGEGSAVKDMLEAGIVEPYLVKHWGIKMATNAAITVLRVDQIIMAKAAGGPKAPKQRGHWDKDGWDEEPEHFDTHH
- the cct8 gene encoding T-complex protein 1 subunit theta isoform X2 codes for the protein MALHVPKAPGFAQMLKDGAKHYSGLEEAVFRNIRACKELSQTTRTAYGPNGMNKMVINNLEKLFVTNDAATILRELEVQHPAAKMIVMASHMQEQEVGDGTNFVLVFAGALLELAEELLRMGLSVSEVIEGYETACKKAMEILPDCICSSAKNLHDVKEAASLIRTAVMSKQYGNEDFLANLIAQACVSIFPESGNFNVDNVRVCKILGCGVTSSSMLHGMVFKKEAEGDVTSVKDAKIAVYSCPFDCMMTETKGTVLINNAQELMDFSKGEENMMEAQVKAIKEAGANVVITGGKVADMALHYANKYELMVVRLNSKWDLRRLCKTVGAVALPRMTAPTPEEMGHCDNVYLTEVGGTQVVVFKHEKEDGAISTVVIRGSTDNLMDDIERAVDDGVNTFKVLVRDKRLVPGGGATEIELAKQLTSYGESCPGLEQYAIKKFAEAFEALPRALAENSGVKGSELISKMYSAHHEGNKNMGFDIEGEGSAVKDMLEAGIVEPYLVKHWGIKMATNAAITVLRVDQIIMAKPAGGPKAPQGKKDFDEDD